CGCGGTCAGGTCCCAAGAGGCGTGCAGCTCACCGGCCATCTCCACCAGGAAGAGCGGGGCTGTGCCGAAGACACCTGCCGACACGCGGGCTTCTCCGGGTTTCATGACGACCGTGATGAAGTCGGCGTCGTCCCGTTTGCATTCCCTCACGCGTACCCGCACGCGCGGCGCCTGGTCGTCGTTGATCTCCATGACCAACGTGGACACGTTCGCCGGCTCGATCCAGCTCTCACCGTTGACCCAACGGCCGCCCTGCGCTCTCCACTCGGGATGGTGAAGGTCGCACAGGCGCAGACGCATCGACAGCATCTCGTCCCTTTCCGATGTCGTGCGGCGGGGCGGGACCGCGTACGATCCCGCCCCGCCTGGCGTCAGCCCTGGATCACTTGGAGCAGTGGTCGCCGTTGTTGTCGCCGCCGCCGGGCATCTTGTCGAGCAGCGTGGCCTCGACGGCCGGGACTCCGGTGATGAGGTCGCCGGTGAACAGCTCGTCCACGTTCATCGCTTTCTCCCTTACGGTTGAAACGGACTCCGCGGCTGGTGCCGAGGAGTTGGACCCGTCCGGCTGCCGGACCCTTGCGAAGAAGGCGGCCGGACGGGGCGCCCACCGTTTTCCGGCGGTGGGCCCTCCCTCGTCACAGGGTGGGGAGCCTGCATGTGTGACGAAGGAGGAGTCAGGCGGAGTGGGCGGCGGCTGCCACGCCCAGGACGAAGCCGATCGATGCAGAGATGGTGATGATCAGCAGCGGCCCGGCATAGCGGCCGATGACTGCGGCTAACTGCCTCACAGTCGCTCGCCACGGCTGCGCTCGTTAGCCTCGCGCACTGCGGCGCTCAGCTCCGTCGCGCTGTCCTGGGACTCGGTACGACGATGCTTCGGGCAGCGACACGGAGAGAACCGATTCGAACCCGGCGGCAGGTCCGCACCCTCGTAGGTTTCGATCCTCAGCGTTCCGTCCGTGCCCCGCTCCTTGGTCAACCGGGCCAGTCGGGCCCGCGCTTCGCTTCTCATCCCTCAGTCCCTCAGACGACGGCTGGCGGCGAGGTCTCGCCGTTCCCTGCTGCCTCTACGCAACCGCGTGAACACGCTCGGCGGTACCGTTGCAGCAGCGCCGGGACTTGAAAGCCTTGAAAGTTCATATGGGCATGGGGAGTTGAAGGCATGGCCAAGCGTGAACCGAACGTGGCGCTCGGGCGCCTGCTCACCGAAAGCCGCTGGACTCAGCGCCAGTTCGCGCGAGCGGTGAACCGCGTCGGCACCGAGACCGGCACACCCCTGCGCTACGACGAGTCGGCGGTGAGCCACTGGCTGGGCGGCACAGTCCCCCGTGCAGCCGTGCGGGCGTGCATCCTCGAAGCCCTCTCCCGCTGCCTCGGACGCCCCGTCACCCATGCCGAAGCCGGCCTGCCCGTGCCCCGCGATCGCACCCCTACGGCCGCAGATACCGTGGAAGGGCTGGTCGACCTCGGGAGGCAGGACATGGACCCATCACGCCGCAGCGTCCTGGGGGCCGGCCTGTTCTCCGTGGCCCTCACCATTCCCGGCTGGCCCGACGTCATCGGGCGGGCAGAAGCGGTCCAGTCCGGCCGTGCCAGCCGAATCGGCATGAACGAAGTGGACATGGTCATCGCCATGACCGAGCGTGTCTCGGAACTGGACGACCAGTTCGGCGGTCGCCACGCACGCCCCATGGCCGCCACGTTCATGGTGAACACCGTGGCTTCCTACCTGCGCGCCGAGGCGCCCGAGGACGTGCGGAAAGCGATGCTTTCCGCAGCCTCGGACCTGCTGTACCTGACCGGCTACATGGCCGTGGACGAGGGGCTGCACGGCCTTGCCCAGCGCTATTACGTCAAGGCACTGGAACTGGCGGGCGCCTCCGAGGACCACCTGACCTACTGCACCACACTGCGCGGCATGAGCGTCCAGGCGGTGGACCTCCACCACGGCCCGAAAGCGATGGAACTGGCCGACGCGGCTGCCGCAGCCTCCCCCAAAGCCGGGCCCCGCATGCGGGCCTTCCTCGCAGGCCAGCAAGCGCACGCGGCCGCACAGACCGGCGATAGAGCGGGCGCACTGCGGTACATCCGCGAGGCCGAGGCCGCCATGGACCGCGCCGAGTCCCGCGGCAAAGCGTTCGGCTCCTACGACCCCGCTGCGCTCAACTACCACATCAGCCAAGTTCGTTACGAACTCGGTGACGTTCCCGGCGCCATCTCGGCCATGCAGGAGTCGGACAAAGTGCGCTACAGCGTCTATCGCCGCGCCCGAGTCCGGCACCGCGCCACCCTCGCTGAGCGCCAACTGGAAATCGGCCACCTGGAAGCGGCCTGCACCACCTGGCACCAAGCACTCGACGACTACCCCATGGTCCAGTCCGGCCGCGCCGACGACAGGATCAAAACCATGTTCGGCCTCCTCCGCCCCCATCTGAAGAACGCAACCGCACGGGACCTCTACGAGCGGGCACGAACGGTGGCGCCACCGTCCCTGGTGCTTTAGCCGCATGGTTCGCCGTGCCAGCGTGCCTGCGGGCGGTCGAGCCGGATGCGCAGGCGCTGGAGCGGACACGCGGCGACTCGACCGCCTAGAACCAGCCAGCCGATAACGGGAGGCAACCGTGGCTCAGCGGACAACCGGCGGTCAGCTCAAAGCCCTCCCGCCCGCCCTCGAATCCATGACCCTGCTGGTCGCCGCCGTCATCGTCCACGACAAGGCCACCAACCGTGTCGTCCTCCTCGAGCGCAGCTAGATTCCAGCCCATTGCCTCCAAAGACGTGGCCGCCGCGGTGGCGGAGCTCGCCGCCGGCGCCCCGCTGAACGGCATCCGCAACATCGCCGGCCCCGAGATCTTCACCCTGGACGAGCTGGGTCGGATCGCCCTGTCCCACAAGGGCGACAACCGCACCGTTGTCACCGACCCCGCCGCAGGCATGTTCGCCGTCGTCGAGGGCGACGTCCTCACCGACAAGAACGCCCACCTCGCCCCCACCCGCTACACCGACTGGCTCTCCTGACGTCGCCGCCTCCTGCGTGTCCTGTCCCAGCCCGGCAGTCTTTTCGTTGCGCCCGCCGGGTGTGGCGGGGTGCAGGCGGGCATGGTCGCTCCGTGGGCGGCTCGTCCGCGTACGGAGCCGCCCTCGTAGCCCACCGTCGAAGCTCCGAAGGGTGTGGTGCAGGAGGCCGACAACAGGCTCCGCTCCTGCGCTACCACGGCCGACGGCCCTGGCATGATGCTCATCATGCAGCCGCTGCCTGCGCGGTGCGCGACCTTGCCGAGCCCCGGGGCTGCGTCGGTCAGGCTACTTGATCAGATCATCTGTCGACCGGCTGCGTCCCCGCTCGGGTCGTCGGCCAGCATGAGGGCGGCCGTGATCCGCTTGCCCACCGGTTCGCGGTGAACAGCGAAGCTCCGGCAGAGGGCCATCACTATCTCCAGCCCGTGCTGCCCGACCCGGTCGGGGTCCGTCGCCAGGACCGCCGGCAGCATGGTGCTGCTGTCCCACACGCTCACCTGCACAGCCCGTCTTCGACCTCCAAGGTCAGCAGACAGGGGCCGGGCGCGTATTTACGGGCGTTCGTCACCAGCTCGCTGACGACCAGCTGCACCATGCCCATGGCACGGCCGGACACCGGCAGCCCGTGCATCGCCTGCACCTCCACCAGAAACGATCGGGCCAGGTCACGAGCCTCGGCGATCTCCTCACTGCCCTCGAACGCGGCGGACACCGCTACTGGTCTGTCGACCAGAGACTGCCGGTCATCACCCTCCGCAGCCTCATCCATGCCGCCGCCTGAAAGCCCACACCTAACAGATCCCGTTTACCCCCAAAGACGCGCAACAGGCGTGGCCGACGCCGTCTGCCCGCGGGCATCAATGAGCCTCGTGCAGGCCGGATCCGAGGCGGTGAGGCTGGCGGAGAGGATCGCCGCTCCCGAGTGCGTC
The genomic region above belongs to Streptomyces sp. CG1 and contains:
- a CDS encoding tetratricopeptide repeat protein — translated: MAKREPNVALGRLLTESRWTQRQFARAVNRVGTETGTPLRYDESAVSHWLGGTVPRAAVRACILEALSRCLGRPVTHAEAGLPVPRDRTPTAADTVEGLVDLGRQDMDPSRRSVLGAGLFSVALTIPGWPDVIGRAEAVQSGRASRIGMNEVDMVIAMTERVSELDDQFGGRHARPMAATFMVNTVASYLRAEAPEDVRKAMLSAASDLLYLTGYMAVDEGLHGLAQRYYVKALELAGASEDHLTYCTTLRGMSVQAVDLHHGPKAMELADAAAAASPKAGPRMRAFLAGQQAHAAAQTGDRAGALRYIREAEAAMDRAESRGKAFGSYDPAALNYHISQVRYELGDVPGAISAMQESDKVRYSVYRRARVRHRATLAERQLEIGHLEAACTTWHQALDDYPMVQSGRADDRIKTMFGLLRPHLKNATARDLYERARTVAPPSLVL